A region from the Aegilops tauschii subsp. strangulata cultivar AL8/78 chromosome 5, Aet v6.0, whole genome shotgun sequence genome encodes:
- the LOC109736141 gene encoding pirin-like protein isoform X1 has product MPRHSAASPIYTALARLANFNSGRRVLLASRKTSSSSARSSAKTRPFLCLALFRILVVVTAVFLFPPAIMSSSSSSSSAAAASVPFQSPRKVVKKVLSLSQSEGQGATVRRSIGGHEVRNLDPFLLLDEFSVSKPAGFPDHPHRGFETVTYMLDGVFTHQDFSGHTGTIRTGDVQWMTAGRGIVHSEMPAADGVQKGLQLWINLASKDKMIEPRYQELESKDISQAEKDGVAVRIIAGEAFGVRSPVYTQTPTMYMDFTMQPGSQLHQPIPEGWNSFVYIIEGEGVFGKEGAAPASAHHCLVLGAGDGLSVWNRSGAPLRFALAAGQPLNEPVVQQGPFVMNSRAQIQQAMEDYYYGRNGFEKASQWSSA; this is encoded by the exons ATGCCAAGGCACTCTGCGGCTTCCCCTATTTATACGGCACTCGCGCGCCTCGCCAATTTCAACAGCGGCCGCCGCGTCCTCCTCGCCTCCAGAAAGACGAGCTCCAGCTCTGCTAGAAGTAGCGCCAAGACCAGACCTTTTCTGTGCCTAGCCCTCTTCCGGATTCTTGTTGTTGTGACCGCCGTCTTCTTGTTCCCACCAGCGATCATgtcttcgtcttcctcctcgtcgtcggCGGCGGCCGCGTCCGTGCCGTTTCAGAGCCCGAGGAAGGTGGTCAAGAAGGTGCTGTCCTTGTCCCAGTCCGAGGGGCAGGgcgccaccgtccgccggagcaTCGGCGG GCACGAGGTCCGGAACCTGGACCCGTTCCTCCTGCTCGACGAGTTCTCCGTCTCAAAGCCCGCCGGCTTCCCCGACCACCCGCACCGGGGCTTCGAGACCGTCACCTACATGCTCGAC GGGGTGTTCACCCACCAGGACTTCTCCGGACACACGGGCACCATCAGGACCGGAGATGTGCAG TGGATGACGGCGGGGCGCGGCATCGTGCACTCGGAGATGCCTGCGGCCGACGGAGTGCAGAAGGGCCTGCAGCTCTGGATCAACCTCGCCTCCAAGGACAAGAT GATCGAGCCCCGGTACCAGGAGCTCGAGAGCAAGGACATCAGCCAGGCCGAGAAGGATGGCGTGGCGGTGCGGATCATCGCCGGGGAGGCCTTCGGGGTGCGGTCGCCAGTCTACACACAGACGCCGACCATGTACATGGACTTCACAATGCAACCAGGTTCGCAGCTCCACCAGCCAATCCCGGAGGGCTGGAACTCCTTCGTGTACATCATCGAGGGGGAGGGCGTGTTCGGCAAGGAGGGTGCAGCGCCGGCGAGCGCGCACCACTGCCTCGTGCTTGGCGCGGGGGACGGGCTCAGCGTGTGGAATCGGTCTGGCGCACCGCTGCGGTTCGCGCTGGCGGCGGGGCAGCCGCTGAACGAGCCAGTGGTGCAGCAGGGTCCATTCGTCATGAACTCGCGTGCCCAGATCCAGCAGGCCATGGAGGACTACTACTACGGCCGCAACGGCTTCGAGAAGGCCAGCCAGTGGAGCTCGGCCTGA
- the LOC109736141 gene encoding pirin-like protein isoform X2 has protein sequence MPRHSAASPIYTALARLANFNSGRRVLLASRKTSSSSARTIMSSSSSSSSAAAASVPFQSPRKVVKKVLSLSQSEGQGATVRRSIGGHEVRNLDPFLLLDEFSVSKPAGFPDHPHRGFETVTYMLDGVFTHQDFSGHTGTIRTGDVQWMTAGRGIVHSEMPAADGVQKGLQLWINLASKDKMIEPRYQELESKDISQAEKDGVAVRIIAGEAFGVRSPVYTQTPTMYMDFTMQPGSQLHQPIPEGWNSFVYIIEGEGVFGKEGAAPASAHHCLVLGAGDGLSVWNRSGAPLRFALAAGQPLNEPVVQQGPFVMNSRAQIQQAMEDYYYGRNGFEKASQWSSA, from the exons ATGCCAAGGCACTCTGCGGCTTCCCCTATTTATACGGCACTCGCGCGCCTCGCCAATTTCAACAGCGGCCGCCGCGTCCTCCTCGCCTCCAGAAAGACGAGCTCCAGCTCTGCTAGAA CGATCATgtcttcgtcttcctcctcgtcgtcggCGGCGGCCGCGTCCGTGCCGTTTCAGAGCCCGAGGAAGGTGGTCAAGAAGGTGCTGTCCTTGTCCCAGTCCGAGGGGCAGGgcgccaccgtccgccggagcaTCGGCGG GCACGAGGTCCGGAACCTGGACCCGTTCCTCCTGCTCGACGAGTTCTCCGTCTCAAAGCCCGCCGGCTTCCCCGACCACCCGCACCGGGGCTTCGAGACCGTCACCTACATGCTCGAC GGGGTGTTCACCCACCAGGACTTCTCCGGACACACGGGCACCATCAGGACCGGAGATGTGCAG TGGATGACGGCGGGGCGCGGCATCGTGCACTCGGAGATGCCTGCGGCCGACGGAGTGCAGAAGGGCCTGCAGCTCTGGATCAACCTCGCCTCCAAGGACAAGAT GATCGAGCCCCGGTACCAGGAGCTCGAGAGCAAGGACATCAGCCAGGCCGAGAAGGATGGCGTGGCGGTGCGGATCATCGCCGGGGAGGCCTTCGGGGTGCGGTCGCCAGTCTACACACAGACGCCGACCATGTACATGGACTTCACAATGCAACCAGGTTCGCAGCTCCACCAGCCAATCCCGGAGGGCTGGAACTCCTTCGTGTACATCATCGAGGGGGAGGGCGTGTTCGGCAAGGAGGGTGCAGCGCCGGCGAGCGCGCACCACTGCCTCGTGCTTGGCGCGGGGGACGGGCTCAGCGTGTGGAATCGGTCTGGCGCACCGCTGCGGTTCGCGCTGGCGGCGGGGCAGCCGCTGAACGAGCCAGTGGTGCAGCAGGGTCCATTCGTCATGAACTCGCGTGCCCAGATCCAGCAGGCCATGGAGGACTACTACTACGGCCGCAACGGCTTCGAGAAGGCCAGCCAGTGGAGCTCGGCCTGA